GCCAACATCATATGCATTACTTTCGTTAAATTCAGCATAAGAACACCGCCGATAATCGCAGACAAGGATAATATAAAGAAAGCTATAAACTCGCCATTCATGCTTTATTCTCCTTCCTGACGTTCTCGTCGTTCTCGTCAAGCCACTGCAAATTTTTAAATAAATCATCACGTGAATACTCTGCGAGTTCAAAGTTATTTGTCATTACAATCGCCTCTGTCGGGCAAACTTCTGTACATAAATCGCAAAGAATACAAATTTCAAAATTAATATCGTACGTGTCGATAATTTTTCCTTTTTTCGTGGGATCAGGATGTTTTTTTCCCGTTAATTGAATGCAATCTGTCGGACAAATGTTGGAACACTGATTACAGACAATACATTTCTCTGGATAAAACTTTTGAATACCCCGAAAGCGGTCTGGTAATGGCAACGGTTGATTCGGATAATCATACGTCACCTTTTTCTTACTCAAATTACTAAGCGTATATTTTAACCCTTTAAATAGTCCTTTCATCTCTTACTGGCACCCCCTTTATAGATTAGAAGAATAGCTCCTTAATCAATGCCGTTAAGAAAATATTTGCAAGCGCGATCGGTAATAATACTTTCCAGCCAAACTCCATTAACTGGTCACCTCTTATACGCGGGAACGTAACGCGGAACCAAATTAATAGAAAGACCACACTGCTGAATTTCAAAGCAAACCATACGGCTCCTGGAATAAATCCAAGGAACATAACTGGATTCCATCCGCCTAAAAAGAGTACTGTAATTAAAGATGCCATTCCGAAGAAATATACATACTCTGAAAGCATGAAAAACGCCCAGCGAAACCCCGAATATTCCGTATGGTATCCTGAAACAAGTTCTGACTCCGCTTCGGGTAAATCAAACGGTGTCCTATTTAACTCTGCAACTGCCGCGATTAAGAAAATGACGAAACCGATTGGCTGTGCGAAAATGTACCATACCTTCTCTTGCGCCGCTACAATTTCATTTAAATTAAGGCTACCAGCTAACAAAACGACGCCAATTACACTCATCACAAGTGGAATCTCATAAGAAATCATTTGCGCCGCCGCACGCATCCCTCCTAAAAGGGAATATTTATTATTTGATGCCCATCCCCCAGTTACAACTCCGATCGTCGTAATCCCAGAAACAGCAATGTAATACAGTAACCCTACGCCAATATCCGCGAACTGAAATTTATCAGTAAACGGGATAACCGCAAGCACCATAAATGCTGGTGCGAATGCAATAACAGGCGCTAATATAAACAACGGTTTATCAGCAGCTTTCGGGATGCTATCTTCTTTTAATAACAGTTTCAAAACATCAGCTACCGTTTGGAGTAAACCGAACCGGCCCCCAACTTGGTTTGGCCCAATCCGTCCTTGCATAAATCCCATCACTTTCCGTTCTGCCAAAATACCGTATGTAACGAAGCCAAGGACTGCAAATAATAGAAGCACCGCTAACCCGAAAAAAATGAAGAAATTCGTCCAGCTTGAAGGTGATTGTAAGAGTGTCTCAATCATTAGCCGTCAACCTCCCCAAGTACAATATCAACCCCACCTAAAATCGTAATTAAATTGGCGATATTTTCACCTTTCAATAATTTCGGTAGGATTTGCAAATTATAAAAAGACGGTCTACGAAATTTCAAACGGTACGGCTCTTTCTTTCCATCACTAGCAATATAACAGCCAATCTCCCCGCGTGGTGACTCTATACGGACGAATGCTTCTCCCTTAGGTGCCTTAATAATTTTCGGGACTTTCGCCAGTACAGCGCCGTCTTTCGGGAACTGCTCGGCTGCTTGCTCAATAATTTTCAATGACTCCTCAATTTCCTCCATCCGGCAAACGTAGCGATCCCAAGCATCTCCCACGCCCCCAACAGGAACATCAAAGTCAAAACGATCATAAATAGAATACGGCTCATCTTTACGAAGATCCCATTTTACCCCCGTGCACCGTAAATTCGCTCCGCTTAAAGAATATGAAATCGCCTCTTCGGCGTTATATACGCCAACGCCTTTCACACGATTTAAGAAAATTTCATTTCCGCTAACGAGATCGTGGTAACCTGCCAATTGCTCTCTCATATATGGAACAAACTCTTTCACCTTTTCAATCCAGCCGTCTGGCGCATCCCACTTCACGCCGCCGACTCTCATATAGTTGAAAGTAAGCCTTGCACCGCACAATTCAGTTAATAAATTTATAATCATCTCTCGTTCACGAAAGGCGTATAGAAACGGGCTAACCGCTCCTATATCAAGCAAGTTCGTTCCCCACCAGACGAGATGACTCGCAACTCTCCCAAGTTCCATCGCAAGCACCCGTAAATATTCAGCACGCTCCGGAATCTCAAGATCCATCATCGTCTCTACAGCATGGCAAAGGACGTAATTATTCGTCATTGCTGATAAATAGTCCATTCGATCTGTATACGGGATAATTTGCGTATATTGCAAGCTCTCAGCAATCTTTTCTGTTCCGCGATGCAAATATCCAATAACTGGTGTAGCCTCTTTAATAATTTCTCCGTCAATCTTAATTACAAGCCGAAACACACCATGTGTACTCGGATGTTGCGGTCCTACATTTAAGAGCATCTCTTCCGTACGGATCACAAGCTACACCTCCACATCATACGGTTCATAATCTTTCCTAAGCGGATACCCTACCCAATCATCTGGCATTAAAATGCGAGATAAATTAGGATGACCTTCAAATACAATACCGAGCAAATCATACGCTTCACGCTCCGGCCAATCTGCCCCTTTCCAAAGCGGCGTCACCGATTCTACTTGCGGCGCTTCCCTATCCAGCTTTACCTTCACTGCTACTGACTGTTTCTTTCCATATGAAAATAAATGAACATACACTTCCATATGTGTCACAAAATCCGTCGCATGTAGCTCTGACATATAATCAAAAGCAAGTCCCTCATGGAATCGTAGCAATTCCATCACTTCATAATATTTTGAAGGCTCCACCACAAGCGTTGGAACATCTTTTGAAAGCTTATTAATATAGGAATCTACTAATGCATATTCCCCTATCTTCTCCTTAACAATCTCCACATAGCGATTTAAATATGGTTGGTTAACTGATGGTTCTTCCTGCTGCGGTTCATCTTCTATCTTATTTACAGCTCCCTTTGCCCTTGCCGCAGCAGCGGCTTTCGCTTTCGCGGCTGCAATTGCCTTCGCTTTGTCATCTCCAGAATCCCCATCACCTTGTGAGGCTTTTGCTTTCGCCAACGCTGCCGCTTTTGCTTTTGCAGCTGCTACAGCCTTTGCCTTCGCTTTGACTTTTTCTTCGTCCGTTACTTCTTCGTTTCCTTCTCGCTTCTGCTTCGCTAATGCCGCTGCTTTCGCTTTGGCGGCTGCTGCGGCTTTCGCCTTCGCTTTGACTTTTTCTTCGTCCGTTACTTCTTCGTTCCCTTCTCGTTTTTGCTTCGCTAATGCCGCTGCTTTCGCTTTGGCGGCTGCTGCTTTCGCTTTGGCGGCTGCTGCGGCTTTCGCCTTCGCTTTGACTTTTTCTTCGTCCGTTACTTCTTCGTTTCCTTCTCGCTTCTGCTTCGCTAATGCCGCTGCTTTTGCTTTGGCGGCTGCTGCGGCTTTCGCCTTCGCTTTGACTTTTTCTTCATCCGTTACTCCTTCGTTTCCTTCTCGCTTTTGCTTCGCTAATGCCGCTGCTTTCGCTTTGGCGGCTGCTGCGGCTTTCGCCTTCGCTTCTTCTACATTAATCCCCTTATCTTTTGGTAGCGCTTTCTCTTTTTCTCGATGTTCTCCTTCAAGTTTAGACATTTCCGCCTCATGTTTCGCAGCAAGACGTTTTCGCGCTTCCTCTTTCGCATGACGGGCTGCTTCTCTTTTCATACTTTCTAAGTCTTTATTTGGATCACTCATTTATTCGTCACCTGCTTCCCGGTCCTCGCCTCGTAACGAATTTTTTCTTTTAATTTATTAATTCCATAAATTAAAGCAGCAGGATTTGGAGGGCATCCAGGAATATACACATCAACTGGTACAATTTGATCTACACCTTTCACAACAGCATACGAATTCACATACGGACCACCGGCTGTTGCACAAGACCCCATCGCAATTACCCACTTTGGTTCAGGCATTTGATCATATAAGCGCCGAACAATAGGCGCCATTTTCTTCGTTACCGTTCCTGACACAATCATGACATCTGATTGTCTTGGTGAAGTCCGAAAAAATGACCCAAATCGATCTAAATCGTAATGTGATGAGCCTACTCCCATCATTTCAATCGCACAGCATGCCAGTCCAAATGTCATCGGCCATAAAGAGTTGCTCCGCGCCCATCCCTTCAACTGTTCCAATGTAGAAAAAAAGATATTTCTTTCTAATTCCGCTCGATCCCGCGGGTGTAATTCCTCAAAATTTATAACCATTGTAACACCTTCTTTTTCCAAGCATACGCTAATCCAACTAGCAACATCACAACAAAAATGAGCATTTCAATCAGTGCAAATAAACCCAGCTTGTCATATGCAACAGCCCATGGGTATAAAAATAAAGTTTCTACATCAAAGATGACGAACAATAAAGCGAAAATATAATAACGAGCATGAAACCGAATATTTGCATCATGAAAAGGCTCAATTCCACTCTCATACGTCGTCGCTTTCGCTGCACTCGGTTTATTTGGACGCAGCATTTTTCCTAATGTAAGAGCCACTACCGGCAGCAATATACCTAATAGCAAGAAAATCAAAACGATCATATAACTATTTTCATATACACTTGCCATTGTGAAACCCTCCCCCCTGAATTAAGAACAAGTTCACATAGTAAACAATATGTCTTACTTGCATTATTTATTATTTTTAAATTTTTCTAAATAATGCAACTATTTAATTCATTATAGCAAACTTCAAATTCCTATGTCGATATATTGGGAACAGAAACAACAATTAATACTTACTGAGCAAATCTATTTTTACAACTCATAATAAATGTGTAAAATAAATATAGAAGTTCTATATGTTTTTCAAGCAATCCTAAAAAACATAAACTACAAAAAGGTGGTTCTTATGTATATACAGTGGGTGATATAAATGAAAAAACAAACACATGTAAGTATTCTAATAAGCATTGCATTGTTGTATATAACTATTCATTACGTATCAATGCCTTTTTTATATGAATACGCACTTCCATTTCAAATATTAACTGGAATAAGTACCATATTAATTGATATTACAATTTGTAGTTATATATTTTACTTTTCCAATATGAAACAAGGGTTAGCTCGTTTATTTTGGATGATATTAACTATCGGATCTTTCTCTTATTTTATCGGCGATATAGTAGTTTCTTATCAACGCTTAATTTTGCATGACTACTATACATTCGTTGATCCATCAGACTTTTTTTACTTATTATTTTTAATTAGCTTTGCATTTGCCTTTCTATATGAAATTATTTATGGCCGAGACTTATTGGAGCAGCTTTTTACGATATGTGATATTTGTATTATTGTTACAGCTCAATTTACTTTAAGCTACTATTTGCTTATTGAAAGAACCATTCATATTTTTACAACATCATATATCGACATGTTTGTTCAACTCACGTATCCAATGGCTGATTTACTCTTTCTTTTAATAGGAATCAACCTCTTATTCAGGCCATTATTCTTACTACCAAAACAAGTTGGTGCTCTTCTTGGCAGCTCTTTAATTTTGTATGCTACTACGGATGCTATTTATGCTTATATCAAATACTTCCAGCCCGAGCACTCTATGTTCACAGTTGCCCCATTATATCAAGTAACCCTAGTATTAGTAGCAATCGCTTGTATACTTCACACAAAAGAGCCTGAAAAACAAGAACAAGTATTACTAACACCTCAAGTGGGTGAATCAATCCGATTATCATTACCGTATATTTCTGTAGTGATGCTTATTGTTTTTATATTGGTCGAAAATGTTTTTGCACCTATAGTAGTAATTGGACTTATAGTAACTTTCGCCTTCGTTCTCATACGCCATACGTTAGTTCGAAGACAAAATAAAATATTATTGCTAGCACAAATGCAATTCAGCTTAGAACTCGAGAAACAAATCGAACTACGTACAGAAGATTTAGTAGAACAAAAAAATGAGTTATATCATAACCAACAAATGTTTAAATCTTTATACGAGCATCATCCAGATCCAATTTTCACATTAGATTTGTACGGTAATTTCCTCAATGTGAACAACGCTGGAACTACTTTACTCGGTTATCAAACGAATGAATTATTAAACCAACCATACTATTCACTTATGTATGAAGAAGATTTGGAAGAGATCATTAATGCCTTTCGTCACGTTAAAAAAGGGAAATCTATTTCTTTAGAAATACGGGCATATCATAAAAATAGAGATATTTACTACTTGCATGTTACAGCTGTTCCCATCTTTTTAAAGGAACATATTTCTGGGGCCTATTTAATGATTAAAGATATTACAGAAAGCAAGCATCAACAAGAACAAATTAATTTCCTAGCATATCACGATACTTTAACGGAACTTGCAAATCGCCGTTCATTTCATCAGCAGTTAGAAGAAGCAATTGCACGAGCACAAATATCGAAAAGACCTTTTGCTGTTATGTTTCTAGACCTAGATCGCTTTAAAGTTATTAATGATACACTCGGTCACCGGGTAGGAGATCTCTTATTAATTGCAGTAGCAAAAAGGCTCGAACGAATATCAACACAGAATATGAAACTTGCTCGACTAGCTGGGGATGAGTTCACAATCCTTATCGAAAATTATCAAAAAAGGACAGATGTAAAAAGGATAGCTGATATGATTGTAGTAGCCATGAACGAACCATTCGAAATCGAAAATCAACATTTACGAATCTCACCTAGTATCGGGATTGCCATATACCCTGAAGCAGGAGAAGACCCACTATCTATTTTACAACATGCCGATATGGCCATGTATGAGGCAAAAAATAAAGGGAAAAATCGTAGCTCTCTTTACACGAAAGAACTATATAAGAAAATGGAACGTAAAGCTCGAATCGAAAAAGATTTGCCACTCGCTTTAGTAAACAACGAATTTTATCTCGTCTATCAACCACAAATTGATACGACAACAAATAAAATTATCGGTGCTGAAGCATTAATACGTTGGAAACATCCACTATTAGGTGACATTTCACCATGTGAGTTCATTCCAATTGTGGAAGAGACTCCGCAGGTCATCCCACTTGGACATTGGGTGCTACAAGAATCTTGTCGTCAACTAAAAATATGGCAAAGTTTTGGATACACAAACTTAAAAATGAGTGTCAATTTATCAGCGAAAGAATTTACACAAAATCAATTCATCGAAAATATTTCACGAATACTAAAGGACGTAAAGATTGACCCGAAAGATGTAACACTTGAACTAACAGAACGAATTGCGATGATTGATGAAAAGGAAACATTATCGAGACTAAAGCAATTAAAAGAATATGGTATTCAAACGTCCCTTGATGACTTCGGTACCGGCTACTCTTCTCTTGCTTATTTATCAATTTTCCCTATCGATACATTAAAGGTACCAAAAGAATTTACACAACTAGCCGATCATCGACCTGAAGAGAGAGCCATCGTTTCCACTATCCTTTCTCTTGCAAATACTTTAAATCTCTCTGTCGTTGCTGAAGGAATTGAAACAGAAAAACAGCTTAAGTTTCTGCAAAAAAACAACTGTAAATACATGCAAGGTTACTATTTCAGTAAACCTCTAACGAGTAAACAGTTTATAAAATTTTTACAAAAAACACCCAGTATGAACCAATAGTTCACACTGGGTGTTTTTTAAAGTGTTGGAATTTTTTTTTCGTAATATTCCTCTGCAATCTCTTCGTAAAAAGCTGCTGCTGTTGTATAAAAATATGGAATCAACCATAAAAATCCAATCCCTAATGTAATACAACTTAATATAAACCAACCAATAAAACTTAAACATAAAATGAAATACTCCATCTTATGTCCAGCCATCATACGACGACTTTCTGTAATAGCTTGATTTATTGAATACTCAGGATGATCATTTATAATAAAATACGTCATCGCATAAGAAAATGATTTAATAATGCCTGGAATAATAAATAGTAAGCACCATAAGAAAATATAAATGTTTACTACTATATATAATAAAAATGACTTTATAAACTTACTTCCTTCTGTAAACCATCTGAATATATGCCCAATACGCGCTTCTTTTTCACGAATTATATGTAGCGCTAAACAATAACCCCCCAGCGTTAAAGGCCCCACCAGCAATATTGTAATAACCTCTATTGAAAGTGAGCTATTCACTTCTTTCCACTCCCAAACCTGAGAGAGAATGAACTGAATACTAAAACTAAAAACTGAAGTAAGAATCGAAATAAGTAATGTTGCCCCAACAGCTAAGCCCCATTTTCCTTCTAGTGAATCTAGCGCTTCTCCTTTTAAATCACTAATCATAATTAGCCTCCAATACGTAACAATTCTATTAGTATAGCATGTTCCTACTGCAATTCACCTTTTGCAATATAGCGATAAAAATGTGCTGTCGTTGTACCTACATATGGACTAAGCCAAAGAAACCCTATTCCAAGAGTAAGAATCGCTAAAATAGCCCACCCTATGAAGCTAAGCCATAGAAGAAATAAATCTAGTTTATGTCCCTTCATAAGATTCTTACTTTCTTTCATCGCCTGTGAAACGCTATAATCTGGATTTTCAATCATCACATAATACGTCATCGCATAAGAAAAATACATTACAATCATGCCGACAATTGAAATAGCTAATAATACGAAGAAAGCAATTGCAAACGACGTATTCCCTTCTTCACCCAAAAACGCGAATAAACCTAGTAACAACATCGGAATCCATGTACCTGTATATAACAAAATCGCAAGCATTGCCCACATTGTTTTCATCATTCTTTTAAAACCACGAAACCCTTCAAATAAGTGATCTACTTTTGCACTGTCTCGTTTGCTAATTTGTAGCAATACATTCGTATAACCGTATGATGTAATACCGTATGATGCATTACTCAAAATGATCATTATGCAATAAAAGATCCCAAATGTAACACCTGCTCCGATTGATATTGTTTCCTCTTCAAGTGAGCCTGTTAAACCAGCGAATAAGAAAAATATAATAAGTCCTGGAATTAAAAGTATAAGCATTGCGGCCATTGAAACAACATAACTTAAAATAAAATATAAAATCGTTGATCCAACACCTAGTCCCCATTTTCCCTTTAAAGAGTGCAACGCTTCTCGTTTCATTTCACCGATCATTGATTCATCCCCTTTATGAAATATAAATTGTTGTACATTCTCTACTTATACAAACATCAATATAATTATACCATTTTTGTAAAATTATTCATGAACTATCATTTATAAAAAAAACCGTAAAGGCAAAGCCTTTACGGTTTTTTTACTTCATATCAGAAACGTTTAAACGGTTCACAGCACGCTGCAAGGCCATTTCTGCACGTCTAAAGTCAACATGTGCTTGTTTCTCTTGCATACGTTGCTCAGCGCGACGTTTCGATTCATTTGCACGATGGATGTCGATATGGTTTGCTTCTTCAGCAGATGATGATAATACAGTTACTTTATCTGGACGAACTTCGATAAAGCCACCGCTTACTGCTACATAATCAGTGTGCCCATCATGTTTCAGACGAACTGCACTAATTTTTAACGGTGCAACAGTTGGAATGTGACCTGGTAAGATCCCCATTTCCCCACTCTCTGCTTTTACACTTACCATTTCTACTTCTTTTTCGTAAACCGGTCCATCAGGAGTTACAATACTGACTGGAAATGTCTTCATAATTCGTCCCTCCTAAGGCCTTACGCCATCATTTTCTTCGCGTTTTCAATAACTTCTTCAATGCTACCAACAAGACGGAATGCATCTTCTGGAAGGTCATCATATTTTCCTTCTAGAATTTCTTTGAAACCACTAACTGTATTTTTTACAGGTACGTAAGAACCTTTTTGACCTGTAAACTGCTCAGCTACGTGGAAGTTTTGAGATAAGAAGAATTGAATACGACGAGCACGATGTACAACTAACTTATCTTCTTCAGATAACTCATCCATACCTAAGATAGCGATGATATCTTGAAGCTCTTTATAACGTTGTAAAGTTTGCTGTACTTGACGAGCTACTCCATAATGCTCTTCTCCTACGATTTCTGGCGAAAGTGCACGAGATGTAGATGCTAATGGATCTACGGCTGGGTAAATACCCATTTGTGTTAAACGACGCTCTAAGTTTGTTGTTGCATCTAAGTGAGCGAACGTTGTAGCTGGTGCTGGATCCGTATAGTCATCGGCTGGTACATATACCGCTTGGATAGACGTGATAGATCCTTTATTTGTAGATGTAATACGCTCTTGTAATTGACCCATTTCTGTTGCAAGTGTTGGTTGGTAACCTACCGCAGATGGCATACGACCAAGAAGGGCAGATACTTCAGAACCTGCTTGCGTGAAACGGAAGATGTTATCGATGAACAATAGTACGTCTTGTCCTTGCTCATCACGGAAATGTTCAGCCATTGTTAAGCCTGTTAATGCAACACGTTGACGTGCTCCAGGTGGCTCGTTCATTTGTCCGAATACCATCGCAGTTTTCTTAATTACGCCAGAATCGCTCATTTCGTGGTATAAGTCGTTACCTTCACGAGTACGCTCACCTACACCAGCGAATACAGAGATACCACCGTGTTCTTGTGCGATGTTGTTAATTAATTCCTGAATTAATACTGTTTTACCTACACCGGCACCACCGAATAGACCGATCTTACCACCCTTAATGTAAGGGGCAAGTAAATCTACTACTTTAATACCAGTTTCAAGAATTTCTACTTTAGTAGATAATTCTTCGAATGCAGGCGCTTGACGGTGAATTGGATCACGACGTACATCGGCAGGAACTTCACCATCTAAGTCAATTGCATCACCTAATACGTTAAATACACGACCAAGTGTTGCATCACCAACTGGTACAGAGATTGCTTTACCAGTATCTTCTACTTCTGTGCCACGAACAAGTCCATCTGTGGAAGACATCGCAACTGTACGAACTGTGTCATCACCTAAATGAAGTGCAACTTCAAATGTTAAGTTAATGCTTGCTCCGTTTTCGTTGCTTTGTTTTACCGTAAGGGCGTTGTAGATTTCTGGTAGCTTTCCGCCATCAAACTTAACGTCTACAACCGGACCCATGATTTGCGTAACGCGCCCTTTATTCATCGGGTTCCCTCCTAGCTTTCTTTTAATTAGCCAGCTTTCTAAGAGAAGTCGGCTTTTAATTTTTATTAGTTTATAGCTTACGCGACCCTCCTGTTCTGGACGAGCCGCCTACGCCTTTTATTGAATCTAGCTCCAGCGGTTAGAATGTTCGGTGGCTTCGCTTTTTCCTGCGAGGCACAAATCGCCTCTACGTCAAAAGCTCCATCCCCCTCTCATTCTGAACGAACCGCCTACGCTTTTTACTGAATCTAGTTCCAGCGGCTAGAACAGTCGGTCATTTCGCGCCTTCCTACGAGGCCAAAAGCGCCTCTTCGTCAGGAGCTCCAATGCCCTCTTGTTCTGAGCAAGCCGCTTCCACCTTTTATTACTATTCTAACGCTGCTGCTCCACCAACGATTTCCGTAATTTCTTGCGTAATCGCTGCTTGACGTGCACGGTTGAATGAAAGTGTAAGTGAATCGATAACTTCCATTGCGTTGTCTGTAGCACTCTTCATTGCTGTCATACGCGCCGCGTGCTCACTTGCTTTACCGTCTAGTAATGCACCGTACACTAAGCTTTCTGCGTATTGTGGCAATAATACTTTTAAAATTTCTTCTTCAGAAGGTTCGAATTCATAAGCTGTCGTCGGTTTGTCAGACGCCACATCCGTAAGCGGTAAAATTTTATTCTCCGTTACTTCTTGTGAAATTTTACTTACATAATGATTGTAGTAAATGTACAGCTCATCATAAGCACCATCTGCGAACATCGCAATTGCTCGAGAAGCAATATCTTTAATATCAACAAATGATGGGTGGTCAGATAATCCAACTACTTCATCAATGATGTTAAAGCCGCGACGTTTTAAATAATCACGTCCTAGTCGTCCAAGCACAATAATTGAATATTGGTTTGAATCCATATTATGACGTTCACGAATTACGTTACTTACTGTACGTAATACGTTACTGTTATAACCACCTGCTAGTCCGCGATCAGATGTAATAACGATGTATCCTGTACGCTTTACAGGACGCGCATTTAGCATTGGATGATTAATCCCTTTACTTCCTTGCGCAATGCTCGCTACTACTTCTTGAATCTTTTCCATATACGGAACGAAAGATTTAGCATTTTGCTCTGCACGGTTTAACTTAGATGCAGATACCATCTCCATCGCTTTCGTAATTTGACTCGTTTTCTTTGTCGAGTTAATCTTCGCTTTTATATCGCGTAAAGATGCCACAGGTTTTCACCACCTTTTTTCCGGAAGTTGGCACGATTAGTAAGAATCCTCTTCCTAATCTACGTTGCAAGATATTCTTGCTCATGATTGAAGGAAAAGAATAGGTGCACCTACTCTTTTCCTTTACATAACCGTCAGCAATCTCAAAAGCTGAGATGCCTTTATATGATCTAGCTCCAGCGGCTTGAATGCTCGGTGGCTTCACTTCTTCCTACGAGGCAAAAACCGCCTCACATTCAGGACGAGCCGCTTCCGCTTTTATTTATCTAGTTCCGTCTCCTAGCCCCTTTCGTCTAAGAACCTTCCCCACCAAAAGGTAGAAAGCACCTTTTGTGTGAAAGAACCTTAGCCGATGGGGCTGAACAGTCGACTTCACTTTTAATTATTATTCAGAAGCTACGAATACTTTTTTAAATCCGTTAATTGCTGCTGCAAATTTGTCGTCATCCGCAAGTTTCTTAGTTGTGCGAATTTCGCTTAATAAGTCAGCTGCATTTGAATCTAACCAAGCATGGAATTCTTCTTCGAAACGAGTGATATCTACTACTGGGATATCATCTAGGAATCCACGTGTTAAAGCGTAAAGAATGATAACTTGTTTCTCTACACGTAACGGTTTGTGTAATCCTTGTTTTAATACCTCAACTGTACGAGCACCACGGTTTAATTTCGCTTGTGTTGCTTTATCAAGGTCAGAACCGAACTGAGCGAACGCTTCTAACTCTCGGTAAGATGCAAGGTCAAGACGAAGTGTACCTGATACTTTACTCATTGCTTTAATCTGAGCAGATCCACCTACACGAGATACAGAAGTACCCGCATCGATCGCTGGACGTACGCCAGAGAAGAATAGGTCAGATTGCAAGAAGATTTGTCCATCCGTAAT
This Bacillus mycoides DNA region includes the following protein-coding sequences:
- the nuoI gene encoding NADH-quinone oxidoreductase subunit NuoI: MKGLFKGLKYTLSNLSKKKVTYDYPNQPLPLPDRFRGIQKFYPEKCIVCNQCSNICPTDCIQLTGKKHPDPTKKGKIIDTYDINFEICILCDLCTEVCPTEAIVMTNNFELAEYSRDDLFKNLQWLDENDENVRKENKA
- the nuoH gene encoding NADH-quinone oxidoreductase subunit NuoH translates to MIETLLQSPSSWTNFFIFFGLAVLLLFAVLGFVTYGILAERKVMGFMQGRIGPNQVGGRFGLLQTVADVLKLLLKEDSIPKAADKPLFILAPVIAFAPAFMVLAVIPFTDKFQFADIGVGLLYYIAVSGITTIGVVTGGWASNNKYSLLGGMRAAAQMISYEIPLVMSVIGVVLLAGSLNLNEIVAAQEKVWYIFAQPIGFVIFLIAAVAELNRTPFDLPEAESELVSGYHTEYSGFRWAFFMLSEYVYFFGMASLITVLFLGGWNPVMFLGFIPGAVWFALKFSSVVFLLIWFRVTFPRIRGDQLMEFGWKVLLPIALANIFLTALIKELFF
- the nuoD gene encoding NADH-quinone oxidoreductase subunit NuoD — translated: MIRTEEMLLNVGPQHPSTHGVFRLVIKIDGEIIKEATPVIGYLHRGTEKIAESLQYTQIIPYTDRMDYLSAMTNNYVLCHAVETMMDLEIPERAEYLRVLAMELGRVASHLVWWGTNLLDIGAVSPFLYAFREREMIINLLTELCGARLTFNYMRVGGVKWDAPDGWIEKVKEFVPYMREQLAGYHDLVSGNEIFLNRVKGVGVYNAEEAISYSLSGANLRCTGVKWDLRKDEPYSIYDRFDFDVPVGGVGDAWDRYVCRMEEIEESLKIIEQAAEQFPKDGAVLAKVPKIIKAPKGEAFVRIESPRGEIGCYIASDGKKEPYRLKFRRPSFYNLQILPKLLKGENIANLITILGGVDIVLGEVDG
- a CDS encoding NADH-quinone oxidoreductase subunit C, yielding MSDPNKDLESMKREAARHAKEEARKRLAAKHEAEMSKLEGEHREKEKALPKDKGINVEEAKAKAAAAAKAKAAALAKQKREGNEGVTDEEKVKAKAKAAAAAKAKAAALAKQKREGNEEVTDEEKVKAKAKAAAAAKAKAAAAKAKAAALAKQKREGNEEVTDEEKVKAKAKAAAAAKAKAAALAKQKREGNEEVTDEEKVKAKAKAVAAAKAKAAALAKAKASQGDGDSGDDKAKAIAAAKAKAAAAARAKGAVNKIEDEPQQEEPSVNQPYLNRYVEIVKEKIGEYALVDSYINKLSKDVPTLVVEPSKYYEVMELLRFHEGLAFDYMSELHATDFVTHMEVYVHLFSYGKKQSVAVKVKLDREAPQVESVTPLWKGADWPEREAYDLLGIVFEGHPNLSRILMPDDWVGYPLRKDYEPYDVEV
- the nuoB gene encoding NADH-quinone oxidoreductase subunit NuoB, whose translation is MVINFEELHPRDRAELERNIFFSTLEQLKGWARSNSLWPMTFGLACCAIEMMGVGSSHYDLDRFGSFFRTSPRQSDVMIVSGTVTKKMAPIVRRLYDQMPEPKWVIAMGSCATAGGPYVNSYAVVKGVDQIVPVDVYIPGCPPNPAALIYGINKLKEKIRYEARTGKQVTNK
- the nuoA gene encoding NADH-quinone oxidoreductase subunit NuoA, giving the protein MASVYENSYMIVLIFLLLGILLPVVALTLGKMLRPNKPSAAKATTYESGIEPFHDANIRFHARYYIFALLFVIFDVETLFLYPWAVAYDKLGLFALIEMLIFVVMLLVGLAYAWKKKVLQWL